CAAATAACCCCATCCTCTCCATCTCTTTAGGCAGCGCTTCACTCACAATGACCCCCACATCAGCCCCAATCTCTCGCATGTCGCTTTTAAGCTTTTCCACCCAAGCTTTTTGGAATTCTTTGGTGCGTTTGCTCTCATAATAAATTTTCCCGCAATTTTGAAATTCCCTAGTATGCACCACTTGAATGCAATCGCCCCCTCTTTGCCCTTTTTTGATTTCTTCAATGCTATCTAGGGGGAATTTTTGCTTCAAAAACTCTTCAATCGCTAATTCTTGCACCTCGCCTTGGAGTTGCTGCGAGCTTAACTCCGCCTTTCTTTGAGCGTTTTTCAACTCGTTTCTTAACATTTCTAATTGCTCTTCTTGCTGTTTGAATTTCAATTCATTTTTTTCATGCAAGGCTTTTTCTATTTTTTCCCTTTCCAGATCCAATTTTTCATTCAATTTTTTTTCATTTTCAGCCTTCAATCGGCTCTCTGCTTCGTTATTTTCTCTTTTGAGCCTTTCAATTTCCGCTTCTTTCTGGTGCAATTCCTGAACTTGTTTGGACTTCTCGTCTAATTCTTTTTGCAACAATTCCAAGCCCTTTTGCTGCTCTAAAAAAGCGTTTTTTCTGGCTTCTTCAATGATTTTAGCCCTTTCATCTTGCAAGGCTAGCACGCTCGCTTGTTTGACTGCATCATCAAATTGAGCCTGTTGCTCTTTTGCCCGCTCTTTTAGGGCCTCTTCTTTTTGCTCTAAATTTTTGAAATAGCTTTGATACTGCGCTCTTTTTTCATTCACCTCTTTTTCAAACTCTCTTTGCTGGGCTAAAAACCGGCTTTGATTTTCTTGCTCAATCTGTTTGTATAGCGCTTCACTCACATTAATTGGCGCTTGACACTCTGGGCATTTAAAAGGAATGGTTTGATTTTCTTGCATGATTTTCCTTTAAGATTTGATTTTTTATATTTTATAACAGAATGGGATCAATTTAACTTAAGCAGGTTTTATCCAATAAGTTCAGTAAAATAGGGCTTTAATATGAAAGCAAGGACTTTTTCTTAGCGTTCCCGCAAACAACAAAAAATAAACAAGGTAAAAAATGCCCTTCGCATAAAAACTACATTGACCCATTTTAATACAGAATAAATATTACTCATTGTTAGATCCTTTTTTTTTCTTCTTCAAACTCTTTCACTCTAGCCCTAAAACGCAAGTTTTAAAGAACAATACGATGGGAAGAAGTCTTGCATTAGCATTACAAAAGGTATCTATCCCTAGACCCACATCGGCGCATAGAGCTTTACTCATCAATTATTTTTTAGAACAAGTTAGAACAAGTTATTTTACAAAGCCAATCTGATGAAAACAAAAGTATAAAACCAATTGCTTTTGGAAGTATTATCAAACTCAATCCACATAATGAAAATCCCCTATTAAAACCCTACAGCGTATTTATTGCGCTTTCTTGCACTCAATTCCATTATTCAGGCATGCACCTAGTTGCCCCCTATGAAAACGATTCTATTATTTTTGAATTATTGCATTGCATTGATTTTCAAGCACGCAATTTTGAATACCAACAACTTGTTCAATTAGATCCGAAAGAAATTAAAACCCAAATCCTTGAGCGTTTAAAACTCTAGAAATACAGGGCGTTAAAAAATTAAAATAACCACTCCCTTATATGCATTTCACAAAAAATAAAACTTAACACGCAAGAAATCAAAAACAAGAAACAAAACNTCACCGATCTGATAGCCTACGCTTGTGTAAAAGCCGTCGTCTTCAGCGTGGAGCAAAAACGAGAGAGAGAGAGAGAGTAAAAGGGTTTTTTTCATGTTTTCTCCTTTTTAAATTGGATTGTAGTATTAGGGATTTCATACATTAGAATGCATTTGTATTGGAATGCATTTGGAGTATTATAGCATAAAGCGTTTTTTTTTTTGTCATTTGGGGAAAATTTTGTCATTTTTTTGATTTTGACGCTTTTTGTGTGGTGTTAGCCCATAAAAAGGCTTTTAGCTTTTTTTAAGGTTAAATAGTAAAGAGCTTGATTTTGCCGTAATCTCTTTAAAAAGCGGTCTTTTGGGGCGTTTGCCCCTTATGGGTGAGAAAGTTTATTTCTTGTGAGAGAAATTGTGTGGGTTGCCTTTATCCCCAACATAAGCGATTTTGTCGCCTAAAATGTCATAAGCTTGACCAAAGCCTTTCACAAAACGCCCTTCTTTAAAATCCAATGCGATCAAATGGAAATCTTGCATGGCACGAATGGTTTTAATGCCCCTAGCGCCGCCGGTTTTTTCAATGAAAGAATCAAACGCTTTGTCAAACTCCGCCCCTCTTTCAATAAAACGAGCGTTGGTTTTATAACGCAAGCGTTTTCTCAAAATAGCTGATTTAGCCTTGCTCTCGTCTTCTAAAAACATCACTTCCACATTGTGGGGGTTGTTTTTAAGGCCCGCAAAATGCTCAGCCACTTCGCTCACATAAATGTAGTATTGTTTGCCATCGCTCATTAAAGGCGCATAAGAGCATACCACATGCCCATTAGGGTGTAAGGTCGCTAAACAAACAGAATCAAAGCCTTCTTTAAAAGCCTTAACTTCTTCTTCCACGCCTTTTAAGTCATGGGTTTTTTCCACGCTTTGGCACAATTCAATGATGGCGTTTTTGTAGTCTTTGGGGTCTTTAACTTCGTGGTTAAATTCAATCCTTAAGGTTTGATTGTGGTTATAACCAATCACAATACCTTGAGGATCCACGCTTTTAAAGGCGACATTTTCAGCGTGATGGACTTGCCCGAATTTTTTCAATAAACCTTTCATGTCTTCTACATGGTGAGCGTTCATGTGCTCTATAATACGATTAAGCAAAATATTCTCCTTAGTTTCAAAAAATAAGGGGAATGTTATAACAAAAAATTAAATATTGGCTTAATCTTTAGCGGAAATTTTGGTTTTGATTTCTATGCCTAAAAGTTTGAAAGCGTTGCTTAAGCTCAAGCTCACCATTAAACAAATTTTTAAAAGCTCTTTCGCTTTAGGGGTGTTTAAGATTTTGCCAGCGTTATAGAAGCGGTGGAATTCTGAAGCGAGAGTTTTTGCGTATTCGCATATTTTTTGCAAGCCGTATTCTTCAAAAGAGGATTCAATTGCTTTAGGCAAGCTTAAGGCGCTAAAAAGCAAGTATTTTTCTTCAGCGTTTAAATTTTTTAAAGGGGTTTGTAAGATTTCTTCTTTAGAAAAGGGGGATTTTTCTAGCATGGTGTGGATGCGCGAATTAGCGTAATGGATATAGTAAATGGGGTTTGAGCTGTCTTGCTTTTTTAAAGTATTGACATCAAATTCTAAATGAGTGTCAAGCCGTTTGCTCAAAAAAATAAACCTTAAAGCATCCTTACCCACATCATCAACCACATCTTTAATCAAAATGAAATTACCCGCTCTTTTACTCATCTTGTAAGGCTCGTTATCTTTGAGCAAGCGCACCATTTGAGCGAGTAAGACTTCAAGCTTGTTGGAATCATAGCCCAAAAACTCAAGGCTGGCTTTCACTCTAGCGATATAGCCGTGGTGATCTGCCCCCCAAATGTTGATATATTTGGTATAATTTTGCTTGAA
This DNA window, taken from Helicobacter pylori, encodes the following:
- a CDS encoding DUF2130 domain-containing protein, whose translation is MQENQTIPFKCPECQAPINVSEALYKQIEQENQSRFLAQQREFEKEVNEKRAQYQSYFKNLEQKEEALKERAKEQQAQFDDAVKQASVLALQDERAKIIEEARKNAFLEQQKGLELLQKELDEKSKQVQELHQKEAEIERLKRENNEAESRLKAENEKKLNEKLDLEREKIEKALHEKNELKFKQQEEQLEMLRNELKNAQRKAELSSQQLQGEVQELAIEEFLKQKFPLDSIEEIKKGQRGGDCIQVVHTREFQNCGKIYYESKRTKEFQKAWVEKLKSDMREIGADVGVIVSEALPKEMERMGLFEGVWVCSFEEFKGLSTVLREGVIQVSLAKKSQENKGDKVNLLYHYLTSSEFSMQVNAIIEGFEQLRADLESEKRAMARIWKSREKQMEKVFEGTINMYGSIKGIAGNVIGQVKALELGYDEGDLED
- a CDS encoding HugZ family heme oxygenase, producing MLNRIIEHMNAHHVEDMKGLLKKFGQVHHAENVAFKSVDPQGIVIGYNHNQTLRIEFNHEVKDPKDYKNAIIELCQSVEKTHDLKGVEEEVKAFKEGFDSVCLATLHPNGHVVCSYAPLMSDGKQYYIYVSEVAEHFAGLKNNPHNVEVMFLEDESKAKSAILRKRLRYKTNARFIERGAEFDKAFDSFIEKTGGARGIKTIRAMQDFHLIALDFKEGRFVKGFGQAYDILGDKIAYVGDKGNPHNFSHKK